AAGAATGGAGGAATGGCAGATGTTATATGCAAAGATGTCAGAGCGTATAACAAAGGACATATAGAGCAAATAGACAGCAGTCCTATTCCATATAAAGATGGCTTGATTTGTGTTAATCAAGCAGGATCGAAGATTAAATTTGTGAACAACGAGTATGAAGAAGATATGTTTGACCTTCCATATAAAGGATTGAACTGGTTAAAAGGTTGGTATGATCAAGATGAATCTTTGTTGTTTTGGAGTGAATCGCCGAATTACAGTCAAGTGGTTGCTTTAGATGGTACGCCATTAAATACCCTTCATTCTTATTGGATGTGGGGAGGATTGAACACCAGTTGTTGGGATCTATTTGGGACTAAAGATAATGCGTTGCTGATAGAATTAGTATCTACCAAGGATTATTTTGTTTTTACGGGATTTGGCATATTGAATTTTCATGAGATAGGAATATATGACAAAACAACAGAAAGAATTATGAAAATAGGAGATGGTAGAGGCATTCAACATATAGAGTGGTCGGATACTCCATATGACCCTGTACTTTTTGAAAGACTATCTCATGCAATCGATCACCGATGTTTTTCGGATCAGCTCATCAAATAAAATAGCCTTGCGCACAACCTGAAAGACGACGGCAGCGGCAGAAAGATCCTGATACATGCGATCATCGGCGGCCTCATGAGCGAGATGACAGGGGCGGGCTTCGCCTCCGGCGCGGTCGGTGCAGGGCTCAATGAAGCGCTGATCAAAGCCATCCAAGGACAAAACCCCGGCACGGCGCAGATCATCAGCGCGATCATAGGGGCAGCCGCCGCCAAAGCCGTCGGAGGCAGTGTAGGTGCCGGAGCATCTGCCGCAGCAAGCGGGACGAAGAACAACACTTTTTCCGATATTTGGAGTAATCCTAGTGAAGTGCTTGCCGGTCTAAAAGACAGCTTGCATGACCAAGGCATCGAGGAAATAGATTCCATCGTAGAATTGGTAGAAGATCCTGAGCGTGTACTCGTAGATATAATTGACTTTGTTGTTACGATACGAGATGATACAAGCATCGTATCAGACATAAAAGATCAAATCCTGCAAAGCTACAATGAAAGGTACGATCTACTCCTGGAAGGGAGTGCGCACGAAACCGGATATGAGATCGGAAGTTTTTCCATGGAACTGGTTATGCTGGTTACGGAAGGCGGAGCGCTAAAGAACATTTTACAAAAACTCCCTCGACTGGGAAAAGCGGCAAAGTCCATTCGTTCCATGATGAAATACGACATTGCTGCAAGCTCCATAGCGGATAAGTATCTGCATGTCGGAAAGGATATATGGAGCATGGGAGCGGCACAGCGAGGGAAACTCATAGACCAAATCTTGGGGAATAATTTGGGCAGTAATTTCCCCGTTGTAGACCGGTTGGAAAACGGTGTGCTTACCAGTATTAAGAGCATGGATTTGAGAGCGCCGACATACCAAACCAGCAAGGGCATTTACAACAAGATCAAAAGCGATGTGGATAAGATAGATGCATTTGATCATAGAAGGTGGGGAGAATCAAAAGTGGAAATAAAAGATTACCACAGAAAAGAAGTGGAGGTTGCAATACCGAATATGAAGCTGTCCAAAGAGCAGCGAAAAGGTCTGGAAGCGGCGAAAGCGTATGCCGAGGAGCATGGCATATCGATGAAGATAACGGTTATAGAATAGGGGGATGGCTATGATTGGCATGGTGGATATTCATATCAACAGAGAGGAACAGAATGTTTTGTTGCAAGTCTCGCACAAGAATACAATTGGATTCGGACAGACTATGGGAGATTTAATAGAAGTTCCCTATGAAGAGTTAATGGAAGCTGTCCAAAAGGGGCTGAAAACAAGTCTGAAATATTACAAAGTCGATGTAGAAGCAAGCGCGCCATGGAAGAAGACGAAGTACAGATCATGGAAGAAATTTTTTAGCAAGCATGATCTGATTTCTGTAAATTATGATACGGAAGAAACAGAAGAAAAGCGGTATGAAATCTTTTTGTGGGAAAAGGAACTGAAAACAAACTCCTACACTACAGCAAAAGAAGGAAATACGGTTTATCTCTCTCAGGAAGAGTTTGAAACGAAGTTCTATACGGTATTCGATACCTTGAGAAGCAGGATAGAAGAGTAGAGGCAAAGATTGTTGCCGGTAATGTAAGAGATCGTATTCTTCACTTTCGTTATACATGAGGATATCTTTGAAACCAGATGAATTTGAAGGAGTGGTTCTATAAATGCCGGATCGATTTCGGCGCAATACCCTTTTTCAGGCAGGCACATGTCTTGGAAAGGCCTTGCGGATACCGGTGCTTGTCGCGATTACAACGGCTGTATGTATATCCCAAACGTGTGCTGCCCCGGCGGATCCGATCACGCAGAACGAGCAGCTCCAAGAAGCTCGTGCAGAAAATCAGGCACGCCAAGATCGCCTGAAGCAAGGCAAGCCGGATGTGGAGGGGTTCCCGTCAGAGCCTGCTCTCCCGCATACAGAAGGCGGCACGGCATTTCGGATTACGGAAATACGGATTGAAGGATTGCTGCCGGAGTTTTCATTCCTACAGAAGCTGACAGCTCCGCATCGGCATACCGATATGGATCTCGAGTCGCTGAACGAGCTTGTTCACTCGATGAACAAAGCACTCATCGAACACGGGTATGCCACCTCGCGCCTGATTCTCCCCGAGCAGAACATCCGTGAAGGAATGCTGCGGTTACAGCTTCTTGTCGGTCGTATCGGTCATATCTTCTATGCGGAGGGCAGTGCAAAAGCCTCTTTTAAGAATGCCTTCCCCTCTCGGTCAGTGGACAATGGGCGGCGATCGGCTCTACGGCGTGGATATGATCAGCATGGGGAATCGATATACCGTCCGAGGGTTTGACGGGGAGAATACGCTTATGAGCGAAAGCGGGTGGTATCTGCGGAACGAGCTCTCTTCGCGCATCGAATCCATCAAGAGTGACATCTACATCGGAGTAGATATCGGCTGTGTTTACGGGCCGAATACGGAAGACCTGTCGGGAAAATGCATCGCGGGAATGGTCTTGGGACTTCGCGGGAGTCTCTCTTCGGGACTAAGCTACGACGTATTCGTAGGGACACCGCTCTACAAGCCGCAAGGCTATCGGACGAGTCATGTTACATCCGGGTTTCAGATAGAGTGGCGATTTTAGTCCGGACTGTGGACGTGCAAGTGTTTCCGTCTGCCATCCCTGAGCATGTCTTGCCGGCGCCGATTCGATATCTCGCCGCATAAGAAACGGGCTGTGCATAAGCCGAATTCGACTTATGCACAGCCCGTGTTTCGTTTCAGTAGTTCTTTACAAGCTGCTGGAAGTAGCTCTGCGGATGCGCACAGACAGGACAGATTTGGGGTGCCTGTGAAGCCTCGGTGACATAGCCGCAGTTCTGACACTGCCAGATGATCTTCTCGTCCTTCTTGAAGACGCGATCCTCTTCGATATTCGTCAGGAGAAGCTTATAGCGTTCCTCATGCTCCGCCTCGATCTTGCCGACGGCTTCAAAGAGCATGGCGATCTTCGTGAACCCCTCTTCACGAGCGACCTTGGCGAACTCCGGATACATGCTTGTCCACTCGTCGTTCTCCCCTTCAGCGGCCGCCTTCAAATTGTCCTTTGTGTCGTTGATGCCGTTGAGGAGCTTGAACCAGATCTTGGCGTGCTCTTTTTCGTTGCCCGCGGTCTCCGTGAAGAAGTTGGCAATCTGGACGAAGCCGTCTTTCTTGGCACGGGAGGCGAAGTAGCCGTACTTCGTATATGCCTGCGACTCGCCGGCAAACGCTGCCCATAGATTTTTCTCTGTCTGTGAACCCTTCAAATCCATTTGAATCTCTCCTTTTCGTATCATACAAACACACATTACACAATAAAATTCAAATAACGAATAATTGTTATTTGTTGTTTGAATTATAGGATGAATTTGAGAGAATGTCAAGCTGTTTTATAAATGCAATTTTGCAAAAAAAACACGGGACAGCATGAGCTATCCCGCGAATGATAAGCGTTTGCAGTGATGGGCTGAAAAGCAAATCGAACAAAATCGGTTGTTTTATGAGGATAGGGCTTAAATCCTTAAAAAGAAATAAATAGATATATTATCCTATGAAAAATTCTCGGCAACGCCGTCGACGGCGGGGATTTTTTTGTCGACCTTCAGGATATGCTGCACAAGCCATTTGAGGAGGAAGGTGATGAGATCGTTGAGGTACACGTCCTGATTTTCGTCGAGGTCATCGAGCTGAATGTTGGAAATCTTTTCCACGAAGGCGCGATGCGCCTTTTCCTGCTCGGGGAGTCCCTCGTAGCCGATGGCGGCCATGTAGCGCTCTTCATCGTCGAAGTGCTTGACGGTATAATCTCGAAGCTCTTCGAGGATTTCGTTGATGGCGTCGAACTTATCGACCATGAAGTGATCCTGCACGATGTCGTTCGTACGGCGGATCAGGTCGAAGAGATTCGCGTGCTCCTCATCGACAAGGGGAATGTTCGTGCGGAACTCCGCCGTAAAGGCGAAGGGATCGGCAGAGGCCGCGCCTGTGTTTTTGACAACGACGCTCTGTCGCGCCGCCGCAGGGGGCGGAGGTGACGGCGCTTTCTTCCGTTCCGCGGGGGCGGCGGCTTTGACGGGCTTCTCTGACGCATCAGGGAGCGAGGGCTCTTTGGGGGCGGCTGTTTTCCTGTTCTCCGCCGACTGCGCTCCCTTCTCTTCGAGCTTTGCAAGCGCGGCATACGCGTCGAAGTTCCATTTCTTCTGCGCCGTGGTCAGGGAGCGCTTGGCATTGGCAATGTCTTTGGCGGATGCCTCGCCGGGCATCTTTCCGATCATGGCGTCGCTGTGGAGTATGTGCTGCGAGATCCAGCGATGAAGGTACATCATGAGATTGTCGAGCAGCCTGTACTTGCTGTCCGCCGTATCGTTTGCCTTTTGGAACTTCGTAAATTCCTTGCGGAACGCCGCATGCGCCTTCCGCTGCAGATCGAGCTCGGGATCCCTGCGCTGAATGAGATACGCCTCTTCCACGAGGAACTGGAAGAAGAGCTTGTCCTCCATGATTGCCAGGAGGCTGTTGACGGCTTCGGTGGCCGGGCCCTCGGCATCCTTGGAGAGGGCGAGGACACCGTCCTTCATCGCCTTGAAGAGCTGCTCGTGTCCGTCATCGATGAAGGGGATGCCTGTCTCGCAGTATTCGGTGAAGGTGTAGAGTTTTTCCATGTTCTGTCTCCGTTTCCTTGTCAGAGTGCAAAAGAGAGAATCGCGCTGACATACAATTATAATAGTATCGTCATTTGTGGAGAAAAGATAAGGATGGGACGAAAATCTGCACGCATCTGACGGACTTTATGTTATCAGCGATTCAATATAGCTGCGCCTTCCAGTAGGCGAGGTCGCGGCTGTTCAGCGGCAGGTCGACGGTGAAGCCTCCCTCGTAGCGTATCGCGATGCGCACTTCGCTTGCCTTGCGCAGCTCGGGGATGAGCTGCGGCGTGATGTGGATGAAGAATTTATTCGTGTTTTTCAGCGATGTTTTGCTGTCGTAGTTCTTGATGTCATAGCTTGGCGGGGTTTGCTTCGTGAGGGCGTCTATATCGTAGGAGGTGCCGTCGATGATGAGCGAGAGTGTATTCTTCGGCTTTGCGCTGTCAAAGCGATAGTCCCAGATGGAGAGTGTGGCGCCCTCGATCTTTCCGTATTGATCGTAGGAGCTCTGAAAATCAATCGTCGCGTAGGCGGTGAAGCTGTCGGCGCTTCGATGGTCGACGGTGTAGGTGTAGCCCCAGCCGAAGGAGCCGAGGAGTATGAAGGCGAATCCCGCGAGAAAGAGTAACCTTGTCAGAAGATGACCTCCTTTTATCCGTGATTCCTCTATTATACAGGGAAGTCGGCATCTTGTCATCCACATTGCGAAAAGGTCTCTCCTGTGCTATTATAGAGGATATATATGTATGGGAAAAGCAGGGGGGCAGCCTATGGCAATCAAGCTCATCGCAACGGATCTTGACGGGACATTTCTGAATGCCAAAAGGGAGATACCGGCGGAAAATATAAAGGCGGCGCAGGAGGCTGCCGCCAAGGGCGTTATTTTTACGATTGCCACGGGCCGCATGTACGGCTCGGCGAAGTTCTACGCGGAGCAGGTCGGCGTCGATGTCCCGATCATCACGTATAACGGCGCGCTCGTCATGACGGTGGAGGGCAGGGAGCTGTCGAATTCGTATCTGGAGGCGCAGGAGGTCATCGATACGCTGCGCTACGCGCAGGGAAAAGGCTGGCTCATCTTAAACTACGAGGATGATCAGATCTACGTTCCGTTCTACGATGATCGGGTCTCGGGCTATGAGGAGAACGCGCGGCAGAAGGCGCATGTGGTCGGCTGGGACGGTCTCTATGCGCATACGAAGCGTGTGCCGAAGCTGCTTCTCATCACGAGCGGCGTCGAGGAGACGGATGCGCGGGCGGCGGAGATTCGCGCGGCGCTCGATAACCGCGTGTCGGCAACCCGCTCGGTGGATGCCTATGCGGAGATCGTATCGCCGAAGGCGTCCAAGGCGATTGCCATCGAGGCGCTTGCAAGGAGCTACGGCATATCGATGGATGAGGTCATGGTCTGCGGGGATTCCGAGAATGACCGCTCGATGCTGGAGGCGGCGGGGACGGCCGTCGTCATGGGCAACGCGAAGCCGCACATCAAGGCGCTGGCCACGTATGTGACGGGCTCTTGTGACGAGGCGGGCGTAGCGCAGGCAATCCGCAAATTTGTCCTGTAATTCCATAGGCTGCATCAGGAAGGAACAGATATATGTCGATAAAGTTGTTTGTAACGGATCTAGACGGCACGCTGCTGAATTCGGACAGGATGATATCGCAGAGGAATCTGGATGCGCTGGCAAAAGCGAAGGCAAAGGGCGTACATGTGACGGTAGCGACGGGGCGAATGTACGTATCGGGAGCGCATTTTGCGCGGCAGTTTTTCGCGGACGCGCCTGTCATTGCCTGCAACGGCGGCATAGCGCTTGCGCTTGACAGTAATACGCCCGTTCTGATGGAGACATTTCCGGAGGATCTGATGCAGGACTTTCTACGGTATGCCTATGCGCGTAACTGGTACATACAGTGGTATATAGGGACGCAGATCTACGCGAAGGAGTATAGAGATCACTTCTTCCGGGCGTATAAGACGACGCCGGACTTCCATCTCAATGAGGTGGGTGATGATTATATGCCGCATACGAAGGGTGTCATCCAATGCGTTGTGCGTGACCTCGACGGCGGCATCCCGAACATCATCGAGGAGATACGGGGCATCTATGGGGACAGGATCAAGCCGCAGCAGCTCACGGGCTATACCATCGATCTCACGCCGCCGCAGGTCAGCAAGGCGGTCGCGTGCGCGGTACTTGCGGATTACTACGGCATCACGCCGGATGAAATCATGGCATGCGGAGATCGGGACAACGACATCGAGATGTTGAAATACGCGGGCACGGCAGTCGTCCCGGAAAACGGCTCTGAGGAGGCGAAGGCGGCGGCGACGTACATCGCCCCTTCCAACGATGAAGACGGTATTGCGAAAGCCATCGAGGATCTGATCCTATACGCTTAGGGAAGGGAGCCGGAAAGGTAGTGAGACAGATGGAGCAGATGAAGGAAAAGGAAGATGTGGATCTCGTCATCGTCACGGGGATGTCGGGGGCGGGTAAAACGCAGGCGTGCCGATTTCTGGAGGATCTCGGCTACTTTGTTGTGGACAACCTTCCGCCTGTGTTCATCTTGAAGTTTGCGGAGCTTTGCCGGCATGCTGGCGGTCATGTGAGCAAGGTCGTGCTTGTCGTCGATACGAGAAGTCGTGAGTTCTTTGATGCCTTCATAGATGCGCTGGATGAGCTGGATTGTCTCCAAGTGCCTTATCGGATGCTCTATATGGAGGCGGACGATGCGGCCATCATCCGCCGTTACAAGGAAACGCGGCGTCGTCACCCGATGGCTCCGCAGACCCGGATCTCCGACGGTATCGCCAAAGAGCGGACCCGTCTGGAAAGCGTCTATCAGCGCGCGACTTATGTCATCGATACGAGCCATTTGAAGAAGGTCGAGCTGCGGGATCAGATTCGTCGACTCTTTGCGAGCGAGTCAAAGGATACGATGCGCATCAATGTGCTCTCCTTCGGCTTTAAATACGGCATGCCGCTCGACGCGGATATGGTGCTGGATGTCCGGTTCTTGCCGAACCCCTTTTATATCGAGGATCTCAAGAAGAAGAGCGGGGCTGTCCCGGAGGTCGGGGAATACATTGAAAAATGGCCCGTCACACAGGAATACCTGACGAAGCTGGATGCCCTCGTCGATTTTCTCGTACCACAGTGCGTCAAGGAAGGCAAGGCGCAGTTTGTCATTGCCATCGGATGCACGGGCGGGATGCATCGCAGCGTGTTTGTCGCGAATCATCTCTATAAGCGCCTTGTCGACCGCTCCTTCGATGTGGAGATCGAGCATCGGGATCTTTTCAAGAATGATGTAGAAGAGCATACAGAAATATAGTTGACAGAAAGAGGCTTTTCGATTGCATTTATTAAAATGGTTATATCCCGGATTAAATTTTAAGCGGTGGATGTTACTCTTCAGCGCGGGTGTCATGCTTGTCAGCTTAGGGCTTGCTCTGTTCTTTAACTATAAATACCTGGATCTCATCGAGGAGCATATATTCCGCGCAGTCTACCTGTGGCAGGGGAGCTATGACTACTGGATCACAACAGTGGTCGGACTCGTCATGCTCGTTCTCGGCCTCGGCATCATGCTGTTTGCGACGCGCTTCGTCATCCGCTCGGTCATTACGGCGGTGCTGCCGGACAACTCCGAGAACCTCGTCGACATCATCTACGAGAGGCGGCGGCTGGAGCGGGGCCCGAATGTCACGGTCATCGGAGGCGGGCACGGCCTTTCCGTCCTTCTGCGCGGCATCAAGGAGGCGACGCGAAACGTTACGGCGATTGTGACGGTGGCGGACGACGGAGGATCTTCGGGCCGCCTTCGTGAGGAGCTCGGCATCATTCCGCCGGGGGACCTGCGCAACTGCCTTGTCGCCTTGGCCGACACCGAGCCTCTGATGGAAAAGCTCTTCCAGTACCGCTTTGAAAACGGATCCGAGCTGAAGGGGCACAGCTTCGGCAATCTCTTCATCGCGGCGATGTCGGAGGTCACGGGCGACATGGAGACGGCGCTGCAGGAATCGTCGAAGGTTCTCGCCGTCAAGGGACGCGTGCTCCCCGCATCAACGGAGTATCTGCGCCTCGATGCCATCATGGAGGACGGCACACTTGTCGAGGGTGAGTCGCACATCCCGGAGGCAGGCAAGCGCATCAAGCGTGTCCGGCTCTTTCCGGAGAGGCCGGCGCCTGTTCACTCGGCGTTGGAGGCTCTCGAAGAGGCGGATGCGATCATCCTGGGGCCCGGCTCGCTCTACACGAGCATCATGCCGAACCTTCTCGTCGACGGGGTCGCCGAGACGCTCAGGAAGAGCAAGGCGATCAAGATCTACATCTGCAATGTCATGACACAGCCCGGTGAAACGGACGGCTACACGGCATCCATGCATGCCAAGGCGATCCTCGACCACGCGGGACGCGGGACCATTGACTGCATGATTGTCAATGATGCGGATATTGAAGAGGACATGCTCGAAGAGTATGCGCGTGAGGGGGCGTATCCCGTCGCTGTCGATGAAGACGCGATCAATGCGCTGGGCATCGGATGTGTCAAGGCGGATATCATTAATGTTTCGGATCTTGTGCGTCACGATCCGGCGAAGCTTCGAAAAATCGTGATGCAGGTGATCTATGCGCTCGGGCCGGGGATCGGCATCAATGATTACTATGATATATCGAAGCAGATCAAGAGGGCAAAGCGATGAGACAGTCCTTTGCCACGGAGGTCAAAAACAATCTTTCTCGAGAGCTCTACCCAAAGGCTTGCTGCCGGACGGCGGAGCTCTCCGCACTCCTACGGATGGGCGCAACGCTGACACTATCCACGGGGCGCGCGATGGGACTCTCCTTTGTCACGGAAAACGCCGCTATTGCGCGAAAGGCAATCATGCTTCTCAAGGGGCTGGGCGGCGTCTATACCGAGGTCTCCATGATACGCGCGAGGCGCCTCTTGAAAAACAACACGTACAACGTGCGCGTCATGCCGGCGCCGGAGGTTTCAGAGCTTTTGGACCGACTCGGTCTCATGCGCGGTATGGGGCGCCTTCGAGAGCCGGAGGAGGACATGGAGCTCTTGGAGAAGGATTGCTGCAAGTATGCGTATCTGCGAGGGGCTTTTCTGGGCGGCGGCAGCGTGAATCGGCCGGAAGCGAGCTATCACTTGGAACTCGTCACGGAAAATCAGGCAATGGCATCATTTCTCCTACGGATTTTGCAGGCGCTGGATTATCCGGCGCGCATGACAGACCGCAAAGATCGATATATCGTCTACATCAAAGACAGTGAATCGATCATCGACTTCCTGGCGGCGCTGGGAGCGGAGAAGGCGGCCGATGACGTCGAAGCCGCGCGCAACTTGAAAGAGGTGCGCAATCAGGTCAATCGCATCGTCAACTGCGAGACGGCGAACGTCTCGAAAGCCGTCGAAGCGGCAGGGCGCGAGATTGCCGCCATTCACACGCTCGAAGCCGCGGGTATGCTCGATGAACTTGATGAGCTGCTTCGAGAGACGGTCGAAGCGCGGCTTGCACATCCGGAAGCGACGCGTGCGGAGCTGGGGCGCATCCTCAGCATCAGCAAGTCGGGCCTCAGCCATCGCCTGCGGCGGCTTCAGGCGCTTGCGCAGACATATCGGG
This portion of the Selenomonas sp. TAMA-11512 genome encodes:
- a CDS encoding POTRA domain-containing protein, whose translation is MPDRFRRNTLFQAGTCLGKALRIPVLVAITTAVCISQTCAAPADPITQNEQLQEARAENQARQDRLKQGKPDVEGFPSEPALPHTEGGTAFRITEIRIEGLLPEFSFLQKLTAPHRHTDMDLESLNELVHSMNKALIEHGYATSRLILPEQNIREGMLRLQLLVGRIGHIFYAEGSAKASFKNAFPSRSVDNGRRSALRRGYDQHGESIYRPRV
- a CDS encoding ShlB/FhaC/HecB family hemolysin secretion/activation protein; protein product: MGNRYTVRGFDGENTLMSESGWYLRNELSSRIESIKSDIYIGVDIGCVYGPNTEDLSGKCIAGMVLGLRGSLSSGLSYDVFVGTPLYKPQGYRTSHVTSGFQIEWRF
- the rbr gene encoding rubrerythrin; translated protein: MDLKGSQTEKNLWAAFAGESQAYTKYGYFASRAKKDGFVQIANFFTETAGNEKEHAKIWFKLLNGINDTKDNLKAAAEGENDEWTSMYPEFAKVAREEGFTKIAMLFEAVGKIEAEHEERYKLLLTNIEEDRVFKKDEKIIWQCQNCGYVTEASQAPQICPVCAHPQSYFQQLVKNY
- a CDS encoding bacteriohemerythrin: MEKLYTFTEYCETGIPFIDDGHEQLFKAMKDGVLALSKDAEGPATEAVNSLLAIMEDKLFFQFLVEEAYLIQRRDPELDLQRKAHAAFRKEFTKFQKANDTADSKYRLLDNLMMYLHRWISQHILHSDAMIGKMPGEASAKDIANAKRSLTTAQKKWNFDAYAALAKLEEKGAQSAENRKTAAPKEPSLPDASEKPVKAAAPAERKKAPSPPPPAAARQSVVVKNTGAASADPFAFTAEFRTNIPLVDEEHANLFDLIRRTNDIVQDHFMVDKFDAINEILEELRDYTVKHFDDEERYMAAIGYEGLPEQEKAHRAFVEKISNIQLDDLDENQDVYLNDLITFLLKWLVQHILKVDKKIPAVDGVAENFS
- a CDS encoding Cof-type HAD-IIB family hydrolase; amino-acid sequence: MGKAGGQPMAIKLIATDLDGTFLNAKREIPAENIKAAQEAAAKGVIFTIATGRMYGSAKFYAEQVGVDVPIITYNGALVMTVEGRELSNSYLEAQEVIDTLRYAQGKGWLILNYEDDQIYVPFYDDRVSGYEENARQKAHVVGWDGLYAHTKRVPKLLLITSGVEETDARAAEIRAALDNRVSATRSVDAYAEIVSPKASKAIAIEALARSYGISMDEVMVCGDSENDRSMLEAAGTAVVMGNAKPHIKALATYVTGSCDEAGVAQAIRKFVL
- a CDS encoding Cof-type HAD-IIB family hydrolase; translated protein: MSIKLFVTDLDGTLLNSDRMISQRNLDALAKAKAKGVHVTVATGRMYVSGAHFARQFFADAPVIACNGGIALALDSNTPVLMETFPEDLMQDFLRYAYARNWYIQWYIGTQIYAKEYRDHFFRAYKTTPDFHLNEVGDDYMPHTKGVIQCVVRDLDGGIPNIIEEIRGIYGDRIKPQQLTGYTIDLTPPQVSKAVACAVLADYYGITPDEIMACGDRDNDIEMLKYAGTAVVPENGSEEAKAAATYIAPSNDEDGIAKAIEDLILYA
- the rapZ gene encoding RNase adapter RapZ is translated as MKEKEDVDLVIVTGMSGAGKTQACRFLEDLGYFVVDNLPPVFILKFAELCRHAGGHVSKVVLVVDTRSREFFDAFIDALDELDCLQVPYRMLYMEADDAAIIRRYKETRRRHPMAPQTRISDGIAKERTRLESVYQRATYVIDTSHLKKVELRDQIRRLFASESKDTMRINVLSFGFKYGMPLDADMVLDVRFLPNPFYIEDLKKKSGAVPEVGEYIEKWPVTQEYLTKLDALVDFLVPQCVKEGKAQFVIAIGCTGGMHRSVFVANHLYKRLVDRSFDVEIEHRDLFKNDVEEHTEI
- a CDS encoding YvcK family protein, whose translation is MHLLKWLYPGLNFKRWMLLFSAGVMLVSLGLALFFNYKYLDLIEEHIFRAVYLWQGSYDYWITTVVGLVMLVLGLGIMLFATRFVIRSVITAVLPDNSENLVDIIYERRRLERGPNVTVIGGGHGLSVLLRGIKEATRNVTAIVTVADDGGSSGRLREELGIIPPGDLRNCLVALADTEPLMEKLFQYRFENGSELKGHSFGNLFIAAMSEVTGDMETALQESSKVLAVKGRVLPASTEYLRLDAIMEDGTLVEGESHIPEAGKRIKRVRLFPERPAPVHSALEALEEADAIILGPGSLYTSIMPNLLVDGVAETLRKSKAIKIYICNVMTQPGETDGYTASMHAKAILDHAGRGTIDCMIVNDADIEEDMLEEYAREGAYPVAVDEDAINALGIGCVKADIINVSDLVRHDPAKLRKIVMQVIYALGPGIGINDYYDISKQIKRAKR
- the whiA gene encoding DNA-binding protein WhiA, whose product is MRQSFATEVKNNLSRELYPKACCRTAELSALLRMGATLTLSTGRAMGLSFVTENAAIARKAIMLLKGLGGVYTEVSMIRARRLLKNNTYNVRVMPAPEVSELLDRLGLMRGMGRLREPEEDMELLEKDCCKYAYLRGAFLGGGSVNRPEASYHLELVTENQAMASFLLRILQALDYPARMTDRKDRYIVYIKDSESIIDFLAALGAEKAADDVEAARNLKEVRNQVNRIVNCETANVSKAVEAAGREIAAIHTLEAAGMLDELDELLRETVEARLAHPEATRAELGRILSISKSGLSHRLRRLQALAQTYREY